The following are encoded together in the Bradyrhizobium sp. CCGUVB1N3 genome:
- a CDS encoding beta-ketoacyl-ACP synthase — MTDTPASKPGQTEVWITGIGLATSLGEGLDANWAALGERRINVDEKGFAPFIVHPLMPVSFDSQIPKKGDQRQMEAWQRIGTYAAGLALDSAGIKGNKDILSKIDMVVAAGGGERDLNVDTGVLTAEAKGANAPGFLNERLMSDLRPTLFLAQLSNLLAGNIAIVHGLGGTSRTFMGEEVAGADATRIALARIASGESDIALVGGSHNGERKDLMVLYEFGDFNLKDNFAPVWARKDHAGFALGSAGAFLVLESKAHAEARGAKPFAKLTSVVADLARRKQPGELTATLQKLWSKLPRREGNGAIITGATGAEPATAEERAFLESHADFPVRATGTMFGHTMETQFPLGIALAALSLSRGALFPPNDSTGLEIEMQSAPTQIVVVGAGHWRGEGMALVEAVS, encoded by the coding sequence ATGACTGACACTCCCGCTTCGAAGCCCGGCCAGACGGAAGTCTGGATCACCGGTATTGGGCTCGCCACTTCGCTCGGCGAAGGGCTGGACGCCAACTGGGCCGCGCTCGGCGAGCGGCGCATCAACGTCGACGAGAAGGGATTTGCCCCTTTCATCGTGCATCCCCTGATGCCGGTCAGTTTCGACAGCCAGATCCCGAAGAAGGGCGACCAGCGCCAGATGGAAGCCTGGCAGCGCATCGGCACCTATGCCGCGGGCCTGGCGCTCGATTCGGCCGGGATCAAAGGCAACAAGGACATTCTGTCCAAGATCGACATGGTGGTCGCGGCCGGCGGCGGCGAGCGCGATCTCAACGTCGATACCGGCGTGCTCACGGCCGAGGCCAAGGGCGCCAATGCGCCCGGCTTCCTCAACGAGCGGCTGATGAGCGATCTGCGGCCGACGCTGTTCCTGGCCCAGCTCTCCAACCTGCTCGCCGGCAACATCGCGATCGTGCACGGTCTCGGCGGCACCTCGCGCACCTTCATGGGTGAAGAGGTGGCGGGCGCGGATGCCACGCGCATCGCACTGGCGCGGATCGCCTCTGGCGAGAGCGACATTGCGCTGGTCGGCGGCTCGCATAATGGCGAGCGCAAGGACCTGATGGTCCTCTACGAGTTCGGCGACTTCAATCTCAAGGACAATTTCGCCCCCGTCTGGGCGCGCAAGGACCACGCCGGCTTCGCGCTCGGCTCGGCCGGTGCGTTCCTTGTGCTGGAATCGAAGGCCCATGCGGAAGCGCGCGGTGCAAAACCGTTCGCGAAGCTGACGAGCGTGGTGGCCGATCTCGCCAGGCGCAAGCAGCCGGGCGAATTGACCGCGACGCTTCAGAAGCTGTGGTCGAAGCTCCCCAGGCGCGAGGGCAATGGTGCGATCATTACGGGTGCAACCGGCGCTGAGCCGGCGACAGCCGAGGAGCGCGCCTTCCTCGAGAGCCATGCGGACTTCCCGGTTCGCGCCACCGGTACCATGTTCGGCCACACCATGGAGACGCAGTTCCCGCTCGGGATTGCGCTCGCCGCACTGTCGCTCTCGCGCGGAGCCCTGTTCCCGCCGAACGATTCGACCGGCCTCGAGATTGAAATGCAGTCGGCTCCGACCCAGATTGTGGTGGTGGGAGCCGGACACTGGCGCGGCGAAGGCATGGCGCTGGTGGAAGCAGTCAGCTAA
- a CDS encoding 3-hydroxyacyl-ACP dehydratase FabZ family protein, with protein MQLEYFHMIDRIVDLNVDEKRIVVEALVPKESTIFEGHFPGYPLMPGVLLIESMAQASGWLQLGVLKFERMPILAAVKEAKVRGSVFPGDLMSIEATLAHEGSGYAMTEAKIRVGGKLRANSTLTFTQIPFPNADMRSYMDAFAKRIGFPQQAVSP; from the coding sequence ATGCAACTCGAATACTTCCACATGATCGATCGCATCGTCGACCTCAACGTCGACGAGAAGCGGATCGTCGTCGAGGCGCTCGTTCCGAAGGAAAGCACCATCTTCGAGGGACACTTTCCGGGCTATCCCCTGATGCCCGGCGTGCTCCTGATCGAATCGATGGCGCAGGCCTCGGGCTGGCTGCAGCTCGGCGTGTTGAAGTTCGAGCGCATGCCGATCCTCGCCGCCGTAAAGGAGGCCAAGGTCCGCGGCTCGGTCTTCCCCGGCGATCTCATGAGCATCGAGGCGACCCTCGCCCATGAGGGCTCGGGCTACGCCATGACCGAAGCCAAGATCAGGGTCGGCGGCAAGCTGCGCGCGAATTCGACGCTCACCTTCACGCAGATTCCCTTCCCCAATGCGGATATGCGCAGCTACATGGACGCGTTCGCCAAGCGCATCGGCTTTCCGCAACAGGCCGTTTCGCCATGA
- a CDS encoding autotransporter domain-containing protein, producing the protein MRILNSRLSRLGGAAVLAAAMFAVAPAAAQTVIPAGTTVTVSDPTTAPFYYSGVQIDGSLVISNGALVYSGNYSYIATTASNTGTLSVDGSGSIFDLYYHDLNVATATGANAVISVTNGGTIQTYSNVNTGLASGTTTTITVDGAGSTFTTGFQVSLSAAAGSVTTLNISNGGTFYAQYYQCCDSNGSGVIFIGVNGTATVSVTGTNSLLRADGNISIGSTYPNTYGSTGTGVLTLSDGGTVMAGYGYSGLYVATNAGSTGTINIGSAAGSAATAPGYVTASLIQFGDGNGSIVFNHTSDNYVFSTPIYGAGSLTNLSGTTVLTGFNAYTGATTVAGGVLDVEGSIAGSATTVTGGTLTGAGTVGDVTVANGGVLAPGTPGVTGSTLTVSGNLVMQAGSTYQVAINPTTASIANVQGTATLGGTVLASFGSGTYTTRTTYEILQAWSIVGTFSGVTGTNPNFSETLSYSPYTVSMTVSASLGGGSNLNANQQAVANQINTIFNNGGSLPSSFLSLFGLTGSSLTTALSQATGESATGTQQGTFNAMSQFMGAMMDPSLAGRGDPAGGTGPSAFADERIAYASSGRSRSERDAYAAMSAKAPVAPSFEQRWSVWASAFGGSQTTSGNVAAGSNNTSSSLYGTAVGADYRFSPNTVAGFALAGGGTNFSVNGLGYGRSDLFQAGAFVRHTIGPAYISAALAYGWQDITTDRTVTIAGVDHLRAQFNANAWSGRLEGGYRFVTQSVGLTPYAAGQFTTFDLPAYAEQVVSGANTFALAYGSKSVTDTRSELGLRADRAFAADGGIFTLRGRLAWAHDFNPDRAATATFQSLPGASFVVNGAALASDSALVTASAEKKWLNGWSAATTFEGEFSNVTRSYAGKGVVRYAW; encoded by the coding sequence ATGCGCATTCTGAATTCACGATTGTCCAGGCTCGGCGGCGCCGCCGTCCTTGCCGCCGCGATGTTTGCTGTCGCCCCTGCGGCCGCCCAAACGGTTATCCCGGCGGGGACCACCGTCACTGTCTCAGACCCGACGACAGCTCCATTTTACTATTCCGGCGTCCAGATCGACGGCAGCCTGGTCATCTCCAACGGCGCCCTCGTCTATTCCGGCAATTACAGCTACATCGCGACGACCGCGTCGAACACCGGCACCCTGTCCGTGGACGGCTCCGGATCGATCTTCGACTTGTATTACCACGATCTCAACGTCGCGACCGCCACAGGCGCGAACGCCGTCATCTCGGTGACCAACGGGGGCACGATCCAGACCTACTCGAACGTGAATACCGGGTTAGCCAGCGGGACCACCACGACCATCACCGTGGACGGGGCAGGCTCAACGTTCACGACCGGCTTCCAGGTCAGCCTGTCGGCTGCTGCCGGTTCGGTGACGACGCTGAACATCTCGAACGGCGGCACGTTCTACGCTCAATATTACCAGTGCTGCGATTCGAACGGCAGCGGCGTGATCTTCATCGGCGTCAACGGCACCGCCACCGTCAGCGTAACGGGCACTAACTCGCTGCTCAGGGCGGACGGCAACATCTCGATCGGAAGCACCTATCCGAACACCTACGGCTCGACCGGCACCGGTGTCCTGACCTTGTCCGATGGCGGCACGGTGATGGCGGGTTACGGCTATAGCGGTCTCTATGTCGCAACCAATGCCGGCTCGACCGGTACGATCAACATCGGTTCGGCCGCAGGCAGCGCAGCCACCGCGCCGGGATATGTCACGGCGTCCCTCATCCAGTTCGGTGACGGCAACGGCAGCATCGTGTTCAATCACACCTCGGACAACTATGTGTTCTCCACGCCGATCTACGGCGCCGGCTCGCTGACCAATCTGAGCGGCACCACTGTGCTGACGGGCTTCAATGCCTATACCGGAGCAACGACGGTGGCCGGCGGCGTTCTCGATGTCGAGGGCTCGATCGCCGGGAGTGCGACCACCGTCACCGGCGGCACGCTGACCGGCGCGGGCACGGTCGGCGACGTCACCGTCGCCAACGGCGGTGTGCTCGCTCCCGGCACGCCCGGCGTAACCGGCAGCACGCTCACCGTCAGCGGCAATCTCGTGATGCAAGCGGGTTCGACCTATCAGGTTGCAATCAACCCGACGACTGCGAGCATCGCCAATGTGCAGGGCACGGCGACCCTGGGCGGCACCGTGCTCGCGAGCTTCGGATCCGGCACCTACACCACCAGGACCACCTACGAGATTCTGCAGGCGTGGAGCATCGTCGGCACCTTCAGCGGCGTGACCGGCACCAATCCGAATTTCTCGGAAACCCTGAGCTACAGCCCGTACACCGTCTCCATGACCGTCAGCGCGTCGCTCGGCGGCGGCAGCAATCTGAACGCCAACCAGCAGGCGGTCGCCAACCAGATCAACACGATCTTCAACAATGGCGGCTCGCTGCCGTCGAGCTTTTTGTCCCTGTTCGGACTGACCGGAAGCAGCCTCACCACAGCGTTGTCGCAGGCCACAGGCGAGAGCGCGACGGGGACGCAGCAAGGCACGTTCAACGCCATGAGCCAGTTCATGGGCGCGATGATGGATCCGTCTCTTGCCGGCCGCGGCGATCCGGCAGGCGGCACAGGCCCGTCGGCTTTCGCGGATGAGCGCATCGCCTATGCCTCGAGCGGCCGCAGCCGGAGCGAGCGTGACGCCTATGCCGCGATGTCGGCTAAGGCGCCCGTGGCGCCCTCCTTCGAACAGCGCTGGAGCGTCTGGGCCTCCGCCTTTGGCGGATCGCAAACCACCAGTGGTAATGTCGCGGCGGGATCGAATAACACAAGCAGCAGCCTCTACGGCACCGCGGTCGGCGCCGACTATCGGTTCTCGCCGAACACGGTGGCGGGCTTTGCACTCGCCGGTGGCGGCACCAATTTCAGCGTAAACGGGCTCGGCTACGGCCGCTCGGACCTGTTCCAGGCCGGCGCCTTTGTCCGCCACACCATTGGCCCTGCCTATATCTCGGCCGCGCTGGCCTATGGCTGGCAGGACATCACCACCGATCGCACCGTCACCATCGCCGGTGTCGATCACCTGCGCGCCCAGTTCAATGCCAATGCCTGGAGCGGCCGGCTCGAGGGCGGCTATCGTTTCGTCACGCAAAGCGTCGGCCTGACGCCCTACGCCGCCGGCCAGTTCACCACCTTCGATCTTCCGGCCTACGCGGAGCAGGTCGTCTCCGGTGCCAACACATTCGCGCTCGCCTATGGGAGCAAGAGCGTCACCGATACACGCAGCGAGCTCGGCCTGCGCGCGGACCGCGCATTCGCGGCCGACGGCGGCATCTTCACGCTGCGCGGCCGCCTCGCCTGGGCGCATGATTTCAATCCGGACCGCGCGGCCACCGCGACCTTCCAGAGCCTGCCCGGCGCGAGCTTTGTCGTGAACGGTGCGGCACTGGCCAGCGACTCCGCACTGGTCACGGCATCGGCCGAGAAGAAATGGCTGAACGGCTGGTCGGCCGCAACGACGTTCGAAGGCGAATTCTCCAACGTCACCCGCTCCTACGCCGGCAAGGGCGTCGTGCGTTATGCGTGGTAG
- a CDS encoding acyl carrier protein: MSSTFDQVATIIAETCDIPRDTITPDSHAIDDLGIDSLDFLDIAFAIDKQFGIKLPLEKWTQEVNDGKATTEQYFVLKNLCARIDELVAAKGAST; the protein is encoded by the coding sequence ATGTCCTCTACATTCGATCAGGTCGCCACGATCATCGCTGAAACCTGCGACATCCCGCGCGACACGATCACGCCGGATAGCCACGCCATCGACGATCTGGGCATCGACAGCCTCGATTTCCTGGACATCGCGTTCGCGATCGACAAGCAGTTCGGCATCAAGCTGCCACTGGAGAAGTGGACCCAGGAGGTCAACGACGGCAAGGCGACCACCGAGCAGTATTTCGTGCTGAAAAACCTGTGCGCGCGCATCGACGAGCTGGTGGCGGCCAAGGGCGCGAGCACCTGA
- a CDS encoding lipid A biosynthesis lauroyl acyltransferase, with amino-acid sequence MSLLPASTKARAREAAKSISGSLIGAATVGMLRTTRYFDPLKTSNFFSRVTRLIGPRLREHRIARANLSAAFPEKSPEEIETILMGVWDSLGRYGAEFAHIDRVWDYDRAHPENSRIELPPRTIELFDQIRDDGKPALIFTSHLAMWELPALAAVAHGLDAAILYRRPNIASADRIIQEMRQVNMGTLIPAGRDAPFRLGEALRNGQHVAMLVDQYLTGGVEVTFFGRKTRANPMLARLLRQVECPIHGVRIIRLPGYRFRAELTEEIAPVRDADGKIDVQGTTQAITNVVEGWVREYPEQWLWLHRRWR; translated from the coding sequence ATGTCGCTGCTTCCTGCGAGCACGAAGGCCCGGGCGCGGGAGGCTGCGAAATCGATCAGCGGGAGCCTGATCGGCGCCGCTACCGTCGGCATGCTGCGCACCACGCGCTATTTCGATCCGCTCAAGACCTCGAACTTCTTTTCCCGCGTCACCCGCCTGATCGGCCCTCGCCTGCGCGAGCACAGGATCGCGCGCGCCAATCTGTCGGCGGCTTTCCCGGAGAAATCGCCCGAGGAGATCGAAACAATCCTGATGGGCGTGTGGGACAGTCTCGGTCGCTACGGCGCCGAGTTCGCCCATATCGATCGTGTCTGGGACTATGATCGCGCCCACCCGGAGAACAGCCGCATCGAGCTGCCGCCGCGGACAATCGAGCTGTTCGACCAGATCAGGGATGATGGCAAGCCGGCGCTGATCTTCACCTCACATCTTGCCATGTGGGAGCTACCGGCGCTCGCCGCCGTCGCTCACGGCCTTGACGCTGCGATCCTCTATCGCCGCCCGAACATCGCCTCGGCCGACCGCATCATCCAGGAGATGCGCCAGGTCAACATGGGCACGCTGATCCCTGCAGGGCGCGACGCGCCGTTTCGGCTTGGCGAAGCGCTCAGGAACGGCCAGCACGTCGCCATGTTGGTCGATCAGTATCTGACCGGCGGCGTCGAGGTCACCTTCTTCGGCCGCAAGACCCGCGCCAATCCGATGCTGGCGCGGCTCCTGCGCCAGGTCGAATGCCCCATCCACGGCGTGCGCATCATCCGCCTGCCCGGCTATCGCTTCCGCGCCGAGCTGACCGAGGAGATCGCGCCGGTGCGCGATGCAGACGGCAAGATCGACGTCCAGGGCACGACACAGGCGATCACGAACGTGGTGGAAGGCTGGGTCCGCGAATATCCGGAGCAGTGGCTCTGGCTGCACCGGCGGTGGCGGTAG
- a CDS encoding beta-ketoacyl-ACP synthase, with the protein MTAPRDKFGRPVVVVTGMGIMTSLGAGKADNWSKLVAGQSGIRTITRFPTDGLKTTMAGTVDFVSVDPFSSTGLSERMAEMVTEEALDQAGIGAKGDFPGPLFLAVAPVEVEWPQRRELGRAVGKPDFTYDDLLRISGGGKYNAYHHRFMFGSVAAYLAETFGTKGSPISLSTACASGATSIQLGVEAIRRGETDAALCVATDGTVNPEALVRFSLLSALSTQNEPPQAASRPFSKNRDGFVMAEGAGALVLESYEAATARGAKILGVIAGCGELTDSFHRTRSSPDGKPIIGCMNKTLADAGMTPDQIDHINAHGTATPENDKMEFNTTSAVFGELAQKIPVTSNKSMVGHTISAAGAVEAIFSLLTLEHQRIPPTINYETPDPTILFDVVGNTARDARVTAVMSNSFGFGGQNASLILTREPA; encoded by the coding sequence ATGACAGCACCACGCGACAAATTCGGACGGCCCGTCGTCGTCGTCACCGGCATGGGCATCATGACCTCGCTCGGCGCCGGCAAGGCCGACAACTGGTCGAAGCTCGTTGCCGGGCAATCCGGCATCCGCACCATCACGCGCTTTCCGACCGACGGGCTGAAGACGACGATGGCCGGCACGGTCGATTTCGTCAGCGTCGATCCGTTCTCCTCCACCGGCCTCTCCGAACGGATGGCCGAGATGGTCACGGAGGAAGCGCTCGATCAGGCCGGCATCGGCGCCAAGGGCGACTTCCCGGGTCCGCTGTTCCTGGCGGTTGCGCCGGTCGAGGTCGAATGGCCGCAGCGCCGCGAGCTCGGCCGCGCCGTCGGCAAGCCCGACTTCACCTACGATGATCTGCTGCGCATCTCCGGCGGCGGCAAGTACAACGCCTATCATCACCGCTTCATGTTCGGCTCGGTCGCGGCCTATCTCGCCGAGACCTTCGGCACCAAGGGCTCGCCGATCTCGCTGTCGACGGCCTGCGCCTCGGGCGCGACCTCGATCCAGCTCGGCGTCGAGGCGATCCGCCGCGGCGAGACCGATGCTGCGCTGTGCGTCGCAACCGACGGCACCGTGAATCCCGAAGCCCTGGTGCGCTTCTCGCTGCTCTCCGCGCTCTCCACGCAGAACGAACCGCCGCAGGCCGCTTCGCGGCCGTTCTCGAAGAATCGCGACGGTTTCGTCATGGCCGAAGGCGCAGGCGCCCTCGTGCTGGAGAGCTACGAGGCTGCGACCGCGCGCGGCGCAAAAATCCTCGGCGTGATCGCCGGCTGCGGCGAGCTCACCGATTCCTTCCATCGCACCCGCTCTTCGCCCGATGGGAAGCCGATCATCGGCTGCATGAACAAGACGCTGGCCGATGCCGGCATGACGCCGGACCAGATCGACCACATCAACGCCCACGGCACCGCGACGCCCGAAAACGACAAGATGGAATTCAACACGACATCGGCCGTATTCGGCGAGCTCGCGCAGAAGATTCCGGTCACCTCCAACAAGTCGATGGTTGGCCACACCATCTCGGCCGCCGGCGCGGTGGAAGCGATCTTCTCGCTGCTCACGCTCGAGCACCAGCGCATCCCGCCGACGATCAACTACGAGACGCCGGATCCCACGATCCTGTTCGACGTCGTCGGCAACACCGCGCGCGATGCCCGCGTCACCGCGGTGATGTCGAACTCGTTCGGCTTCGGCGGCCAGAACGCGTCCCTGATCCTGACCCGCGAACCGGCCTGA
- a CDS encoding winged helix-turn-helix domain-containing protein → MLRFAGFGLDQQRGELRGPDGVAIKLRPKTFEMLRLFATSGGRVLSKQELMEAVWPNVHVGEDNLFQCIRELRGALGDERRQLIKLASGGGYLLTAEVEAEAEVTAEAEAPPFAQAVDARPAAPAEGVPLQARSHRSIFAFSRRAMVAAVAVTGVIAGLAVAAPVLKPDLLFRRTPPRIAVMPIVDASNDSRGPAMAEEVTGRLTDGFAKIQNISVVAPRSPALAGVESTSARAASPDYEIRGELQHSDQSWTLRARMIKTATGEVQSVVAASANADEADAQLAQSRLVAGAGHVLARRLNEMLEPSASSPSSRGQSAGGDRVAVEQALASINQTTRERFGAAQTMLQKALTDDPDNVDLAVALASLQMRGIQMVWFSPEEAVTVEAKANATLERALRAKPNSIPVLEAYCRFLSATNHFVESLVTCAKALSFDPWNGSALYLIGLGQIYLGRFDDALTTFRQADRYDTPPASRWTWLLGAGMANVLMGRDEEALPWLQRSIAITPATGRSHLLLAAAYQRLGRFEEAKAAIAEGLRLRPGTTRLNVSPPMKNASPVNIAAWERVVQAEVDAGLPEQ, encoded by the coding sequence TTGCTTCGTTTCGCCGGCTTCGGGCTGGATCAACAGCGCGGGGAGCTGCGGGGGCCGGATGGCGTTGCGATCAAGCTCCGGCCAAAGACCTTCGAGATGCTCCGCCTGTTCGCCACCAGCGGCGGCCGGGTGCTCAGCAAGCAGGAGCTGATGGAGGCGGTTTGGCCGAACGTCCATGTCGGCGAGGACAACCTCTTCCAATGCATCCGCGAGCTTCGCGGCGCGCTCGGCGACGAGCGGCGGCAGCTGATCAAGCTCGCCTCCGGCGGCGGCTATCTGCTGACGGCGGAGGTTGAGGCCGAGGCGGAGGTGACGGCGGAGGCCGAGGCGCCTCCATTCGCCCAGGCCGTGGACGCACGGCCTGCTGCGCCGGCCGAAGGTGTCCCGCTACAGGCGAGGTCGCACCGCTCCATCTTCGCCTTCAGCCGACGGGCCATGGTCGCCGCAGTTGCCGTGACAGGTGTGATCGCGGGGCTTGCAGTGGCCGCGCCGGTGCTGAAGCCGGACCTCCTGTTCCGGCGAACGCCGCCGCGCATCGCCGTGATGCCGATCGTTGACGCCAGCAACGATTCGCGCGGCCCGGCGATGGCGGAGGAGGTCACCGGCCGCCTCACGGACGGCTTTGCGAAGATCCAGAACATCAGCGTGGTTGCGCCACGATCGCCAGCGTTGGCGGGTGTCGAAAGCACCAGTGCGCGGGCTGCATCACCCGACTACGAGATACGCGGCGAGTTGCAGCATAGCGATCAGTCCTGGACGCTGCGGGCGCGCATGATCAAGACAGCCACCGGCGAGGTTCAGTCGGTGGTCGCGGCTTCGGCCAACGCGGATGAGGCGGACGCGCAGCTTGCGCAGTCCCGGCTTGTCGCGGGCGCCGGTCATGTGCTTGCGCGCCGCCTCAACGAAATGCTGGAGCCCAGCGCGTCTTCGCCCTCAAGCCGCGGGCAATCCGCGGGCGGCGACAGGGTCGCCGTCGAGCAGGCGCTCGCCTCGATCAACCAGACGACGCGCGAGCGTTTCGGCGCGGCGCAGACCATGCTGCAGAAGGCGCTTACCGACGATCCTGACAATGTCGATCTTGCCGTCGCGCTCGCCTCGTTGCAGATGCGCGGCATCCAGATGGTCTGGTTCAGCCCGGAGGAGGCTGTTACGGTCGAGGCGAAGGCCAATGCGACGCTCGAGCGCGCATTGCGGGCAAAGCCGAATTCCATTCCGGTGCTCGAGGCCTATTGCCGGTTTCTCAGCGCGACCAACCATTTCGTGGAAAGTCTCGTCACCTGCGCCAAGGCCTTGAGCTTCGATCCGTGGAACGGGTCTGCGCTCTATCTGATCGGCTTAGGCCAGATCTATCTCGGCCGCTTCGACGATGCGCTCACGACATTCCGGCAAGCCGATCGTTACGATACGCCGCCGGCCTCGCGCTGGACCTGGCTGCTCGGCGCAGGCATGGCGAATGTCTTGATGGGACGTGACGAGGAAGCGCTGCCGTGGCTGCAACGCTCGATCGCCATCACGCCGGCGACCGGCCGCTCGCACCTGCTGCTCGCGGCCGCGTACCAGAGATTGGGCCGGTTCGAGGAGGCAAAGGCGGCGATCGCGGAGGGACTGCGCTTGCGGCCCGGCACGACCAGGCTCAACGTCTCGCCGCCGATGAAGAACGCAAGTCCGGTGAATATCGCAGCCTGGGAGCGCGTCGTTCAGGCCGAGGTCGACGCAGGATTGCCGGAGCAGTGA
- a CDS encoding winged helix-turn-helix domain-containing protein has translation MFHFADFELDPQRAELRGRNGETIRLRPKSFDMLELLATNAGRVLSKQELIEALWPDVHVSDDSLFQCIREIRAALGDEKRELIRLVSGRGYLFDVAVSRASDAIPVSDPVAPEAPPPAIVPDVAAQPPTIRSRFAMRGPAAFAVAAALVTLVGLATAAPILAPRFIFTPKPPVISVTPIAAASGDAEQVAMAAEVTGRLTNGLAKIDGIRVVAPQSTAPAAPQVTSAVSADLVVSGEVQKTTGGWEVRARMIASATGEVRWAGTAVVADEGGPALQQMRLAAGIGHPLALRINALVSGAAPSGRDAELAAGRARVAIEQASAVINQTSHERFSAAQAMLEKALAADPDNVDIEVALASHLMRGIQSVWYDPADVAATESRARAMLEHALRAKAGYVPVLEAYCRFLTATNSLSESLVACARALSFDPWHGTALYNLGLTQMLQGRFDDALSTFRQADDYGTPQVSRWTWLLGTGLVYALTERYAEALPWLERSLAITAGTGRSQMLLAAVYYKLGRYEEAKAEMVRGLALRPGSSTVNIALPTKNASQAFIAGMDRLLGIQVEIGLPTR, from the coding sequence GTGTTTCATTTTGCTGACTTTGAACTCGATCCGCAGCGCGCCGAGCTGCGTGGACGCAATGGCGAAACGATCAGGCTCCGGCCGAAATCATTCGACATGCTGGAGCTGCTTGCGACCAACGCCGGGCGGGTGCTGTCCAAGCAGGAGCTGATCGAGGCGCTCTGGCCCGACGTCCATGTCAGCGACGATAGCCTGTTTCAATGCATCCGCGAGATCCGTGCCGCCCTTGGCGATGAGAAGCGTGAGCTGATCCGACTGGTCTCGGGACGTGGCTATCTCTTCGATGTCGCAGTCTCGCGCGCTTCGGATGCCATTCCCGTCAGCGATCCCGTGGCGCCGGAGGCGCCGCCGCCGGCCATTGTGCCGGACGTTGCGGCTCAGCCCCCCACCATTCGGTCGCGCTTTGCCATGCGCGGTCCGGCGGCGTTCGCCGTCGCCGCCGCCCTGGTCACCCTTGTGGGGCTCGCCACCGCCGCGCCGATCCTCGCGCCCCGGTTCATCTTCACGCCAAAGCCTCCGGTCATCTCCGTGACGCCGATCGCTGCCGCCAGCGGCGACGCCGAGCAGGTCGCGATGGCGGCCGAAGTGACCGGCCGCCTCACCAACGGGCTCGCGAAGATCGATGGAATTCGCGTGGTGGCCCCGCAGTCAACCGCTCCGGCTGCACCGCAGGTGACGTCAGCCGTTTCCGCCGATCTGGTGGTGAGCGGCGAAGTGCAGAAGACGACCGGCGGATGGGAGGTGAGGGCGCGCATGATCGCCTCTGCCACGGGCGAAGTGCGCTGGGCAGGAACGGCGGTGGTCGCAGACGAGGGAGGGCCGGCGCTTCAGCAAATGCGGCTCGCAGCGGGCATCGGCCATCCCCTCGCGCTTCGCATCAACGCCCTCGTCAGTGGTGCCGCCCCGAGCGGCCGTGATGCCGAGCTTGCCGCCGGCCGCGCCAGGGTGGCGATCGAGCAGGCCAGCGCGGTGATCAACCAGACCTCGCACGAGCGCTTCAGCGCTGCGCAGGCGATGCTGGAGAAGGCGTTGGCGGCGGATCCCGACAATGTCGACATCGAGGTTGCGCTGGCGAGCCATCTGATGCGCGGCATTCAGTCGGTGTGGTACGACCCGGCGGATGTTGCTGCAACGGAGAGCCGCGCGCGTGCGATGCTCGAACACGCCCTGCGCGCGAAGGCCGGCTACGTGCCTGTGCTCGAAGCCTATTGCCGCTTCCTGACGGCGACCAACAGCCTCTCTGAAAGCCTTGTCGCCTGCGCGCGAGCGTTGAGCTTCGATCCCTGGCACGGAACGGCGCTGTATAATCTCGGTCTGACGCAAATGCTGCAGGGCCGCTTCGACGATGCTTTGTCGACCTTCAGGCAGGCCGACGACTACGGTACGCCGCAGGTCTCGCGATGGACCTGGCTGCTCGGCACGGGACTCGTCTACGCCCTGACGGAACGCTACGCCGAAGCATTGCCATGGCTTGAACGATCACTTGCGATCACAGCGGGTACCGGGCGCAGCCAGATGCTGCTGGCAGCGGTCTATTACAAGCTCGGCCGCTATGAAGAGGCGAAGGCGGAGATGGTGAGGGGACTGGCGCTGCGGCCCGGTTCGAGTACCGTCAACATCGCGCTGCCGACCAAGAATGCCAGCCAGGCCTTTATTGCCGGGATGGATAGGCTGCTCGGAATCCAGGTCGAGATCGGATTGCCGACGCGCTAA